In one Streptomyces sp. NBC_00597 genomic region, the following are encoded:
- a CDS encoding cell division protein SepF, giving the protein MSRYDVTDEQWEGLAQVVPLRSRNEWPSRVDHRTIPTAPGAAAAEQRRFVVIRVQVFADAREVAEYLIAQIPVLLDLTGADTEVAKRILDFSSGVVFGLGSGMHRVDRNVFLLAPVGTEVEGIAAAAVPRS; this is encoded by the coding sequence GTGAGCAGGTACGACGTCACGGACGAACAGTGGGAGGGGCTCGCGCAGGTGGTCCCCCTGCGCAGTCGCAACGAGTGGCCCTCCCGGGTGGACCACCGCACGATCCCCACCGCGCCGGGAGCAGCCGCGGCGGAACAGCGGCGCTTCGTCGTGATCCGGGTCCAGGTCTTCGCCGACGCCCGGGAGGTGGCCGAGTACCTGATCGCACAGATCCCGGTGCTGCTCGACCTCACCGGCGCGGACACCGAAGTGGCCAAGCGGATCCTCGACTTCAGCAGCGGCGTGGTCTTCGGGCTGGGCAGCGGGATGCACCGGGTCGACCGCAACGTCTTCCTGCTGGCGCCCGTCGGGACCGAGGTCGAGGGGATCGCGGCCGCTGCCGTCCCCCGATCGTAG
- a CDS encoding ATP-binding protein has translation MDATLNPPGATPPAPLDLAAPADPAAPAPPPAAPSAGNGVQYRPVVSELRLSAFGVHRGAVFGIGPVTLFAGPSGSGKSQVLAAYEALAALGAGTTLEEAFPDPRGRIPDRALPDGQGRRGFRIGCTVDGPAGPVRLDLAVQAEPTLRIVGERLSADGQILLATALRDPGRQSVQASWLTGGAVGVTRAPLPDDRLGTALLPLRVAGATAGQRQVLAAAEQVVVALRSVFPCDPRPDRMRAPVPPGEGRLLGDCANLADVLRRTRHECGTRHALLAAAARTGCAGPVQGLDVRAPAQGPVTALLDRGSAAPATELGRLGSGELRFLALALVLLTGPGVLAMDPAAELLSARQALTVLADGFDRGLDGRQSAELLRLALLSCGRGHVRLAAAVGRETAAAARVTPGVTVVDLTHERCA, from the coding sequence ATGGACGCCACCCTGAACCCGCCGGGGGCCACGCCCCCCGCCCCCCTCGACTTAGCCGCCCCCGCCGACCCGGCCGCCCCCGCCCCACCGCCCGCAGCGCCGTCCGCCGGGAACGGGGTGCAGTACCGGCCCGTCGTGAGCGAGTTGCGGCTTTCCGCCTTCGGGGTGCATCGCGGCGCCGTCTTCGGCATCGGACCCGTGACCCTCTTCGCCGGGCCCAGCGGCAGCGGCAAGTCCCAGGTCCTGGCCGCCTACGAGGCGCTGGCCGCGCTCGGGGCCGGAACCACCCTGGAGGAGGCCTTCCCCGATCCGCGGGGCCGGATCCCCGACCGGGCGCTGCCCGACGGGCAGGGGCGGCGCGGATTCCGCATCGGCTGCACCGTCGACGGCCCCGCGGGGCCCGTCCGCCTCGACCTCGCGGTACAGGCCGAGCCCACGCTCCGCATCGTCGGCGAACGGCTCTCGGCGGACGGTCAGATCCTGCTCGCCACCGCCCTGCGCGACCCCGGCCGGCAGTCCGTACAGGCCTCCTGGCTGACCGGCGGCGCCGTCGGCGTCACCCGGGCCCCCCTCCCCGATGACCGGCTCGGCACCGCGCTGCTCCCGCTGCGCGTGGCCGGCGCCACGGCCGGGCAGCGGCAGGTCCTGGCGGCCGCCGAGCAGGTGGTGGTGGCGCTGCGCTCGGTGTTTCCCTGCGACCCGCGCCCCGACCGGATGCGCGCACCCGTCCCGCCGGGCGAGGGCCGGCTGCTGGGCGACTGCGCCAACCTGGCCGACGTCCTGCGCCGGACCCGTCACGAGTGCGGCACCCGCCACGCGCTGCTGGCCGCGGCGGCGCGGACCGGCTGCGCGGGCCCGGTGCAGGGGCTGGACGTACGGGCTCCCGCACAGGGCCCGGTGACGGCGCTGCTGGACCGCGGCTCCGCCGCACCCGCCACCGAACTGGGCCGGCTCGGCTCGGGGGAGCTCCGCTTCCTCGCGCTGGCGCTGGTCCTGCTGACCGGCCCCGGGGTGCTGGCCATGGACCCGGCCGCCGAACTGCTCTCCGCCCGGCAGGCGCTGACCGTCCTCGCCGACGGCTTCGACCGCGGCCTGGACGGCCGGCAGAGCGCCGAACTGCTGCGGCTGGCCCTGCTGTCCTGCGGTCGGGGCCATGTCCGCCTGGCGGCGGCGGTGGGCCGGGAGACGGCTGCAGCCGCCCGTGTGACCCCGGGGGTCACGGTGGTAGACCTGACGCATGAGCGATGCGCATGA
- a CDS encoding nucleotide pyrophosphohydrolase — MSDAHDTETSPASRERLYRLQRRLAEFAAARGWEPYHTPKNLAVALSVEAAELVEIFQWLTPEQSAKVMEKPETAHRVADEVADVLAYLLQFCEVLGVDVLDALAAKIERNELRFPVTGAPTSQCHSSE, encoded by the coding sequence ATGAGCGATGCGCATGACACCGAGACCTCCCCGGCGAGCCGTGAGCGGCTGTACCGGCTTCAGCGGCGGCTGGCCGAGTTCGCCGCCGCGCGCGGGTGGGAGCCCTACCACACGCCCAAGAACCTGGCCGTGGCGCTGAGCGTGGAAGCGGCCGAACTGGTCGAAATCTTCCAGTGGCTGACGCCGGAACAGTCGGCGAAGGTCATGGAGAAGCCGGAAACCGCACACCGCGTGGCCGATGAGGTCGCCGACGTACTGGCGTATCTGCTGCAATTCTGTGAGGTTCTCGGGGTGGATGTGCTGGATGCGCTCGCCGCGAAGATCGAGAGGAACGAGCTCCGCTTCCCGGTGACCGGGGCTCCGACGTCCCAATGTCACTCTTCGGAGTGA
- a CDS encoding DUF6099 family protein yields MDAVRLIAAGRHALAQSGAAMDIVGEAWQAQALAQGMGSWLAVTGPPELRSEARGLGEAGGRGCGVLDRAALRGEGRAPDYPPRAAQLTGVADVRQALLGLQALLGEVGIALVGVACATDDEGLYWQCMESIDAVDESSDRVRAVLRRLTVRERGSASGVA; encoded by the coding sequence ATGGATGCGGTACGGCTCATCGCGGCCGGCCGGCACGCGCTGGCACAGAGCGGGGCGGCGATGGACATCGTGGGCGAGGCCTGGCAGGCACAGGCGCTCGCGCAGGGGATGGGGAGCTGGTTGGCGGTCACCGGGCCGCCGGAGCTGAGATCGGAGGCACGGGGACTGGGTGAAGCGGGGGGCAGGGGCTGTGGGGTGCTCGACAGAGCGGCCCTGCGAGGAGAGGGTAGAGCGCCCGACTATCCGCCGAGAGCCGCGCAGCTGACCGGGGTGGCGGATGTCCGCCAGGCTCTGCTCGGACTGCAGGCGCTGCTCGGTGAAGTGGGCATAGCCCTGGTCGGGGTGGCCTGTGCGACCGATGACGAAGGCCTGTACTGGCAGTGCATGGAGTCCATCGACGCGGTCGACGAATCGAGCGACCGGGTCCGGGCGGTCCTGCGCAGGCTGACCGTCCGCGAACGGGGGTCAGCCTCCGGCGTGGCCTGA
- a CDS encoding LLM class F420-dependent oxidoreductase, with the protein MDLRIFTEPQQGASYDTLLTVAKATEDLGFDAFFRSDHYLKMGSADGLPGPTDAWITLAGLARETRRIRLGTLMTAGTFRLPGVLAIQVAQVDQMSGGRVELGLGAGWFEDEHKAYGIPFPAERMARLEEQLAIVTGLWATEPGATFDYAGAHYQVEKSPALPKPAQAKVPVLIGGHGAKRTPRLAARYADEFNMPFASITDSERQFGRVRRAAEEAGREADDLVYSNALVVCVGKDDAEVARRAEAIGRDVEELKANGLAGSPAEVVEKIGAYAAVGSSRVYLQLLDLDDLDHLELISAQVLSQLG; encoded by the coding sequence ATGGACCTCCGAATTTTCACCGAGCCCCAGCAGGGCGCGAGCTACGACACCCTCCTGACCGTCGCCAAGGCCACCGAGGACCTGGGCTTCGACGCGTTCTTCCGGTCCGACCACTATCTGAAGATGGGGTCGGCGGACGGACTGCCCGGACCCACCGACGCCTGGATCACGCTCGCGGGCCTGGCCCGGGAGACGCGGCGGATCCGCCTCGGCACGCTGATGACGGCCGGCACCTTCCGGCTGCCCGGGGTGCTCGCCATCCAGGTGGCCCAGGTCGACCAGATGTCCGGCGGCCGGGTCGAACTCGGCCTGGGAGCAGGCTGGTTCGAAGACGAGCACAAGGCGTACGGCATCCCCTTCCCGGCGGAGCGGATGGCCCGGCTGGAAGAGCAGCTGGCCATCGTCACCGGTCTGTGGGCGACCGAGCCCGGCGCCACGTTCGACTATGCGGGCGCCCACTACCAGGTGGAGAAGTCCCCGGCCCTGCCCAAGCCGGCCCAGGCCAAGGTGCCCGTGCTCATCGGCGGCCACGGTGCGAAGCGGACCCCGCGCCTGGCCGCCCGGTACGCGGACGAGTTCAACATGCCGTTCGCGTCGATCACGGACAGCGAGCGACAGTTCGGCCGGGTGCGCCGGGCGGCCGAGGAGGCCGGGCGGGAGGCCGACGACCTCGTCTACTCCAACGCCCTCGTCGTGTGCGTCGGCAAGGACGACGCCGAGGTGGCCCGCCGCGCCGAGGCCATCGGCCGGGACGTGGAGGAGCTCAAGGCCAACGGCCTGGCCGGCTCCCCGGCCGAGGTCGTGGAGAAGATCGGCGCCTACGCGGCCGTCGGCAGCTCCCGCGTCTACCTCCAGCTGCTCGACCTCGACGACCTGGACCACCTGGAGCTGATCTCGGCCCAGGTGCTGTCCCAGCTCGGCTGA
- the mmuM gene encoding homocysteine S-methyltransferase, producing the protein MPRASGPLAEALARRTVLLDGGLSNQLADQGCDLSGDLWSGRVLAERPDEVEAAHTAYARAGAEVLITASYQVGYEAFAAHGHDRAATTALLHRSVALAARAAGAADHEVWVAASVGPYGAVLADGSEYRGRYGLTVRELAAFHRPRIEALLAADPDVLALETVPDAAEAEALIGVLAGTGARAWLSYTVAGARTRAGQDLPEAFALAAAAPEIIALGVNCCDPAEVLPALEAAASVTGKPLLAYPNDGSAWEAATATWHAPADPAPWPVDAWRTAGARLVGGCCRIGPSRIAELAAGR; encoded by the coding sequence ATGCCCCGCGCGTCCGGCCCGCTCGCCGAAGCCCTGGCCCGCAGGACCGTGCTCCTGGACGGCGGGCTGAGCAACCAGCTCGCCGACCAGGGCTGCGACCTGTCCGGAGACCTCTGGTCGGGGCGGGTGCTCGCCGAGCGGCCGGACGAGGTGGAGGCCGCCCACACGGCGTACGCGCGGGCCGGCGCCGAGGTGCTGATCACCGCGAGCTACCAGGTCGGGTACGAGGCCTTCGCCGCCCACGGCCACGACCGCGCCGCGACCACCGCCCTGCTGCACCGCAGCGTCGCCCTGGCCGCCCGGGCGGCCGGAGCCGCCGACCACGAGGTCTGGGTCGCGGCCTCGGTCGGCCCGTACGGGGCGGTGCTCGCCGACGGCTCCGAATACCGCGGGCGGTACGGGCTGACCGTGCGCGAGCTCGCCGCCTTCCACCGCCCGCGCATCGAGGCCCTGCTCGCGGCGGACCCCGACGTCCTGGCCCTGGAGACCGTCCCGGACGCCGCCGAGGCCGAAGCCCTCATCGGCGTCCTCGCCGGGACCGGCGCCCGCGCCTGGCTGAGCTACACCGTCGCCGGCGCCCGCACCCGCGCCGGCCAGGACCTCCCCGAGGCCTTCGCCCTCGCCGCCGCAGCACCGGAGATCATCGCCCTCGGCGTCAACTGCTGCGACCCGGCGGAGGTCCTGCCCGCACTGGAGGCCGCCGCATCCGTCACCGGCAAGCCGCTCCTGGCCTACCCCAACGACGGCTCCGCCTGGGAAGCGGCCACCGCCACCTGGCACGCCCCGGCCGATCCCGCCCCGTGGCCCGTCGACGCCTGGCGCACCGCGGGCGCCCGCCTGGTGGGCGGCTGCTGCCGCATCGGCCCGTCCCGCATCGCCGAACTGGCCGCCGGGCGGTA